Below is a window of Georgenia soli DNA.
GGGGATCAACACCCCGGCCGGTTTCTCGCAGCGGGTGATCGAGCTGATCGCCGAGCACACCGGCCTGCCCCTGGTCGAGGCCCGCAACCACTTCGAGGCCCAGGCGGCGCAGGACTCCCTCGTGGAGACCTCGGGCGCGCTGCGCACCGTCGCGGTGTCGCTGACGAAGATCGCCAACGACCTGCGCTGGATGGGCTCCGGACCGCGCGCCGGTATCGGCGAGCTGCAGCTGCCGGACCTCCAGCCGGGCTCGTCGATCATGCCGGGCAAGGTCAACCCGGTGGTGCCCGAGGCGACCGTCATGGTGGCCGCACAGGTCATCGGCAACGACGCGGCCATCGCGTTCGCCGGCGCGCAGGGCAACTTCGACCTGCTCGTCATGCTCCCGGTCATGGCCCGCAACCTGCTCGAGTCCATCACGCTGGTCGGCAACGTCTCGCGCGTGCTGGCCGAGAAGACGGTCGACGGACTGATCGCGAACGAGGAGCGGTGCCTCGAGCTCGCCGAGTCCTCCCCGTCGATCGTCACCCCGCTGAACCGGGTCATCGGCTACGAGGCGGCCGCGAAGATCGCCAAGCACTCGGTGGCCAGGGGCATCACGGTGCGTGCGGCGGTGGAGGACCTCGGCTACGTCGAGCGCGGGGAGGTCACCCCGGAGCAGCTCGACGCCGCCCTGGACGTGCGCTCCATGACCGCGCCGAAGCAGGCCTGACCCACCCCTCCCCACACACCCGCGAGTCGTCAACTTCTCCCCGAGTCGTCAAGTTCTCCGTGAGTCGTCAAGTTCTCCCTGAGTCGTCAAGTACTCCGTGGGTGGAGGTGTTCGTGACCCGGCCGGCGGGACAGCACTCTTGTGCCGACCCCCGGGACGTGGCCTCCTGACGACGACGGCGCCCCTCTCCGTGGGAGAGGGGCGCCGTTCCGTTGCTGCGGGCCGAGGCGCGCCGCTGGAGGAGCCGACCTCTCAGCGAGCGCGTCATGTCTCGTGAGCTCGTGACTTCTCGGGGAGAACTTGACCGCTCGGTGAGGTGATGACTTCTCGCGGAGGTTGTGACGACTCGCGGAGAACTTGACGACTCGCGCGTGGCTGCTGGGGTCAGAGGAGGGCGACCGCCTGACGGGCGATGGCGAGCTCCTCGTTGGTGGGCACGACGAGCACGGCCACCCGTGCGCCGTCGGGAGAGATGTACCGCGCCTCGCGCGAGGGGGCGACGTTGCGCTCCGGGTCGATCTCGATGCCGAGGAACTCCAGCCCGGCCACCGCGTCGGCCCGGACGAGCGCGTCGTTCTCGCCGACGCCGGCGGTGAAGCTCAGCACGTCGATCCCGCCCATGACGGCGGCGTAGGAACCGATGTACTTGCGCAGCCGGTGCGCGTAGACCTCGACGGCCAGGATGGCCTCGGCATCGCCCCCGTCCGCGAGCCGGTGCACCTCGCGCATGTCGTTGTACCCGGTCAGGCCCTTCAGGCCGGAGCGCTTGTTGAGCAGGTCGTCGATGTCGTCGATGCTCATGCCGGCGTTGCGGGCGAGGTGGAAGACCACCGCGGGGTCGATGTCACCCGTCCGGGTGCCCATGACCAGGCCCTCCAGCGGCGTCAGGCCCATGGAGGTGTCGACGGCACGGCCCCCGTAGACGGCGGACGCGGAGGCCCCGTTGCCCAGGTGCAGCACCACCTGGCGCAGCTCCGCCGAGGGGCGGCCGACCATCGCCGCGGCCTTCAGGGCGACGTACTGGTGGGAGGTCCCGTGGGCGCCGTAGCGGCGCACGTTGTACCGCTCGGCCACCTCGCGGTCGAGCGCGTAGGTCGCCGCGGCCTCCGGCAGGTTGCGGAAGAACGCGGTGTCGAAGACGGCGACGTGCGGCACGTCCGGCAGCAGCTCGCGCGCCACCCGGATGCCGGTGAGGTTCGGCGGGTTGTGCAGCGGCGCGAGCGGTGCGAGGCGGTCGATGACGTCGACCACCTCGTCGTCGATGAGCACCGCGCTGTCGTAGTACCGCCCGCCCTGGACCACGCGGTGCCCGACCGCCACGACGCCGGCGTCGGCCAGCGCCGGCCCGACCTCGTCGAAGAGGTTCAGGACCGTCCGCAGGCCCTCGGCGTGGTCCGGGACCGGGTTCCGCTGCTCGGTGGTCCGACCGCCGGTGCGGTGCTCCACGCGTCCCTCGGGCTCCCCGATGCGCTCGACGAGCCCGGAGGCGAGGGACTCGCCCGACGCCGGGTCGATCAGCTGGTACTTGATCGAGGACGACCCCGAGTTGATGACCAGGACGGTGGAGCTCATGCGCGGTTCCCCTCGGTGTTGGCGACGACGGCGGCCTCGGCCGTCTCGGTGTCGGCCTCGGCCTGGACGGCCGTGATGGCGACGGTGTTGACGATGTCCTGGACCAGCGCGCCGCGGGAGAGGTCGTTCACCGGCTTGTTCAGGCCCTGCAGGACCGGCCCGATCGCGACCGCGCCGGCGGAGCGCTGGACGGCCTTGTAGGTGTTGTTGCCCGTGTTGAGGTCCGGGAAGACGAACACCGTGGCGCGGCCGGCGACGTCGGAGCCCGGGAGCTTCGTCGCGGCCACCGAGGCGTCCACGGCGGCGTCGTACTGGATCGGCCCCTCGACGAAGAGGTCCGGGCGCCGCTCGCGCACCAGCGCCGTGGCGGTCCGGACCTTGTCGACCTCGGCCCCGGAGCCGGACTGGCCGGTGGAGTAGGACAGCATGGCCACCCGCGGCTCGATCCCGAACTGCACGGCCGTCTCCGCCGAGGAGATCGCGATGTCGGCGAGCTGCTCCGCCGTCGGGTCCGGGTTGACCGCGCAGTCGCCGTAGACGAGCACCCGGTCGGCCAGGCACATGAGGAAGACCGAGGAGACGATCGACGTGCCCGGCCGCGTGCGGATGATCTCGAAGGAGGGCCGGATCGTGTGGGCGGTGGTGTGCCGGGCGCCCGAGACCATCCCGTCGGCCGCGGCGGTGTGCACCATCATCGTGCCGAAGTAGGAGACGTCGCGGACGATCTCCCGGGCGCGCTCCACCGTCATGCCCTTGTGGGCGCGCAGCTGCGCGTACTCCTGGGCGAACGGCTCGAGCAGGTCCGAGGTGGCCGGGTCGACGACCCTGGCCTCCTCGAGGTTCAGCCCCAGCTCGGCCGCGCGGGCGCGCACCCGCGGCTCGTCGCCCAGGAGCGTCAGGTCCGCCACCTTCCGCGAGAGGAGGGTGGAGGCGGCCCGCAGGATCCGGTCGTCGTCACCCTC
It encodes the following:
- a CDS encoding class II fumarate hydratase, which translates into the protein MSQQQPGTAEDFRIEHDTMGEVRVPRDALYSAQTQRAVENFPISGRGLSSHHISALGQVKRAAAIANAELGVLEQDVADAIVGAAEEVITGRHDAHFPVDVFQTGSGTSSNMNTNEVVANLASARLGRPVHPNDHVNASQSSNDVFPSSIHIAATQAVVEELIPGLEVLATSLERKAEEWKDVVKAGRTHLMDATPITLGQEFSGYATQIRYGIDRVNATLPRLAELPLGGTAVGTGINTPAGFSQRVIELIAEHTGLPLVEARNHFEAQAAQDSLVETSGALRTVAVSLTKIANDLRWMGSGPRAGIGELQLPDLQPGSSIMPGKVNPVVPEATVMVAAQVIGNDAAIAFAGAQGNFDLLVMLPVMARNLLESITLVGNVSRVLAEKTVDGLIANEERCLELAESSPSIVTPLNRVIGYEAAAKIAKHSVARGITVRAAVEDLGYVERGEVTPEQLDAALDVRSMTAPKQA
- a CDS encoding acetate kinase, which produces MSSTVLVINSGSSSIKYQLIDPASGESLASGLVERIGEPEGRVEHRTGGRTTEQRNPVPDHAEGLRTVLNLFDEVGPALADAGVVAVGHRVVQGGRYYDSAVLIDDEVVDVIDRLAPLAPLHNPPNLTGIRVARELLPDVPHVAVFDTAFFRNLPEAAATYALDREVAERYNVRRYGAHGTSHQYVALKAAAMVGRPSAELRQVVLHLGNGASASAVYGGRAVDTSMGLTPLEGLVMGTRTGDIDPAVVFHLARNAGMSIDDIDDLLNKRSGLKGLTGYNDMREVHRLADGGDAEAILAVEVYAHRLRKYIGSYAAVMGGIDVLSFTAGVGENDALVRADAVAGLEFLGIEIDPERNVAPSREARYISPDGARVAVLVVPTNEELAIARQAVALL